A portion of the Anser cygnoides isolate HZ-2024a breed goose chromosome 25, Taihu_goose_T2T_genome, whole genome shotgun sequence genome contains these proteins:
- the FGD2 gene encoding FYVE, RhoGEF and PH domain-containing protein 2 isoform X8: MGWQPGGLHCAGAADHAGSPPCRAGKFPWRDQHSLHGQTCPVTSQPQQLPASSASQGQNFSHMAARHQAEQESEEEEEQQQRKASAAGQKEQQGQKGLSFKCLRSFRHKISGDNWRKLQDPGLEAGSKEPEEKKIALELLETEQAYVNRLHLLDQVFYTELMKEAKNGKTVPEEVVKMIFSNISSIYQFHAKFFLPELQKRMEDWSSHPRIGDVIQKLAPFLKMYGEYVKNFNKAMELITVWTEKSLPFQELIADIQKRKVCANLTLQHHMLEPVQRIPRYELLLKDYVQKLPPESPDWHDAEKALEMIFMVAKHSNSAIAEMERLQNLWEVYQRLGLEDDIVDPSNELIKEGPVQKISTRNNSTSEKYLFLFNNMLLYCVPKVIQVGAEFQVRLRIDMDGMKVRELNDMQFPHTFLVSGKQRTLELQARSGEEMNAWIKAFQDAIDRKEKRSESFKMVVRGLETGNPTLKKGAAEISGRSLLCSSLQLLDRNGKGGMRGWFVIPWDDPLVLYIYAAPQDVRAHTSIPLLGYQVRDLPQGNAQHLFQLEQSQQVYTFLADTEELKQRWMRTMARCAAGIIHPGEEDGGTQDVKCGESQGILGIPQPARH; this comes from the exons ATGGGTTGGCAGCCGGgaggcctgcactgtgctggggcagctgaTCATGCTGGTTCCCCCCCTTGCAGGGCTGGCAAATTCCCCTGGAGGGACCAACACTCTCTGCATGGCCAGACTTGTCCTGTGACCAGCCAGCCCCAACAGCTTCCAGCATCCTCAGCCAGCCAGGGCCAGAACTTCTCCCATATGGCTGCCAGGCACCAAGCAGAGCAAGagagtgaggaggaggaggaacagcagcagaggaaggcctcagcagcagggcagaaagAGCAGCAAGGTCAGAAGGGGCTTAGCTTCAAATGCCTTCGTTCTTTCCGACACAAGATCAGCGGGGACAACTGGAGGAAGCTGCAGGATCCAGGCCTCGAAGCTGGCAGCAAG GagccagaggaaaagaaaatcgctctggagctgctggagacagAGCAGGCTTATGTCAACCGCCTCCACCTTCTCGACCAG GTATTCTATACAGAGCTGATGAAAGAAGCCAAAAATGGGAAGACAGTCCCAGAGGAGGTGGTAAAAATGATCTTCTCCAACATTTCCTCCATCTACCAGTTCCATGCCAAGTTCTTCCTGCCAGAGCTGCAGAAGCGTATGGAGGATTG GAGCTCCCACCCGAGGATCGGGGATGTGATCCAGAAGCTTGCACCATTCCTGAAAATGTACGGTGAATATGTGAAGAACTTCAACAAGGCTATGGAGCTCATAACTGTCTGGACAGAGAAGTCACTGCCCTTTCAGGAGCTCATTGCTGACATCCAG AAGAGGAAGGTCTGCGCTAACCTAACACTGCAGCACCATATGCTGGAACCAGTACAGAGGATCCCACGCTATGAACTCCTCCTGAAAGACTATGTCCAAAAACTGCCGCCTGAGTCCCCAGATTGGCATGATGCAGAGA AGGCCCTGGAGATGATTTTCATGGTGGCCAAGCATTCAAATTCAGCTATTGCCGAGATG gaGCGGCTGCAGAACCTCTGGGAGGTCTACCAGAGACTGGGCCTTGAGGATGACATTGTGGATCCCTCCAACGAGCTGATCAAGGAGGGGCCAGTCCAAAAAATCTCAACCCGCAACAACAGCACATCGGAGAAGTACCTGTTCCTG TTCAACAACATGCTGCTGTACTGCGTGCCTAAGGTCATTCAGGTGGGCGCTGAGTTCCAGGTCCGCCTCCGCATTGACATGGATGGCATGAAG GTGCGGGAGCTGAATGACATGCAATTCCCTCACACCTTCCTGGTCTCGGGAAAGCAGCGGAcgctggagctgcaggccag GTCTGGGGAGGAAATGAATGCCTGGATCAAG GCTTTCCAGGATGCCATTgacaggaaggagaagaggagtGAGAGCTTTAAGATGGTTGTGCGTGGACTGGAGACAGGAAACCCCACGCTCAAG aaaggAGCCGCAGAGATATCAGGCAGGAGTCTTTTGTGCAgttccctgcagctgctggacagGAATGGCAAGGGAGGCATGAGGGGCTGGTTTGTTATCCCATGGGATGATCCCCTTGTGCTGTACATTTATGCAGCCCCCCAG GATGTCCGAGCCCACACCTCCATTCCGCTGCTGGGCTACCAGGTGAGGGACCTGCCACAGGGCAACGCCCAACACCTCTTCCAGCTGGAACAGTCCCAGCAGGTCTACACCTTCCTGGCCGACACGGAGGAGCTGAAACAGCGCTGGATGAGGACCATGGCACGCTGTGCTGCAGGAATCATACACCCAGGGGAGG AGGACGGAGGCACCCAGGATGTGAAGTGCGGGGAAAGCCAGGGCATTCTGGGGATCCCACAGCCTGCCCGGCATTGA
- the FGD2 gene encoding FYVE, RhoGEF and PH domain-containing protein 2 isoform X6, which translates to MGWQPGGLHCAGAADHAGSPPCRAGKFPWRDQHSLHGQTCPVTSQPQQLPASSASQGQNFSHMAARHQAEQESEEEEEQQQRKASAAGQKEQQGQKGLSFKCLRSFRHKISGDNWRKLQDPGLEAGSKEPEEKKIALELLETEQAYVNRLHLLDQVFYTELMKEAKNGKTVPEEVVKMIFSNISSIYQFHAKFFLPELQKRMEDWSSHPRIGDVIQKLAPFLKMYGEYVKNFNKAMELITVWTEKSLPFQELIADIQKRKVCANLTLQHHMLEPVQRIPRYELLLKDYVQKLPPESPDWHDAEKALEMIFMVAKHSNSAIAEMFNNMLLYCVPKVIQVGAEFQVRLRIDMDGMKVRELNDMQFPHTFLVSGKQRTLELQARSGEEMNAWIKAFQDAIDRKEKRSESFKMVVRGLETGNPTLKTEELGRRAPQWVRDNLVTMCMRCKEPFNAIMRRRHHCRACGYVVCARCSEHKVKLQYDGNRLNRVCQECYVFLMGHVVLEDQEWKHKGILDKGAAEISGRSLLCSSLQLLDRNGKGGMRGWFVIPWDDPLVLYIYAAPQDVRAHTSIPLLGYQVRDLPQGNAQHLFQLEQSQQVYTFLADTEELKQRWMRTMARCAAGIIHPGEEDGGTQDVKCGESQGILGIPQPARH; encoded by the exons ATGGGTTGGCAGCCGGgaggcctgcactgtgctggggcagctgaTCATGCTGGTTCCCCCCCTTGCAGGGCTGGCAAATTCCCCTGGAGGGACCAACACTCTCTGCATGGCCAGACTTGTCCTGTGACCAGCCAGCCCCAACAGCTTCCAGCATCCTCAGCCAGCCAGGGCCAGAACTTCTCCCATATGGCTGCCAGGCACCAAGCAGAGCAAGagagtgaggaggaggaggaacagcagcagaggaaggcctcagcagcagggcagaaagAGCAGCAAGGTCAGAAGGGGCTTAGCTTCAAATGCCTTCGTTCTTTCCGACACAAGATCAGCGGGGACAACTGGAGGAAGCTGCAGGATCCAGGCCTCGAAGCTGGCAGCAAG GagccagaggaaaagaaaatcgctctggagctgctggagacagAGCAGGCTTATGTCAACCGCCTCCACCTTCTCGACCAG GTATTCTATACAGAGCTGATGAAAGAAGCCAAAAATGGGAAGACAGTCCCAGAGGAGGTGGTAAAAATGATCTTCTCCAACATTTCCTCCATCTACCAGTTCCATGCCAAGTTCTTCCTGCCAGAGCTGCAGAAGCGTATGGAGGATTG GAGCTCCCACCCGAGGATCGGGGATGTGATCCAGAAGCTTGCACCATTCCTGAAAATGTACGGTGAATATGTGAAGAACTTCAACAAGGCTATGGAGCTCATAACTGTCTGGACAGAGAAGTCACTGCCCTTTCAGGAGCTCATTGCTGACATCCAG AAGAGGAAGGTCTGCGCTAACCTAACACTGCAGCACCATATGCTGGAACCAGTACAGAGGATCCCACGCTATGAACTCCTCCTGAAAGACTATGTCCAAAAACTGCCGCCTGAGTCCCCAGATTGGCATGATGCAGAGA AGGCCCTGGAGATGATTTTCATGGTGGCCAAGCATTCAAATTCAGCTATTGCCGAGATG TTCAACAACATGCTGCTGTACTGCGTGCCTAAGGTCATTCAGGTGGGCGCTGAGTTCCAGGTCCGCCTCCGCATTGACATGGATGGCATGAAG GTGCGGGAGCTGAATGACATGCAATTCCCTCACACCTTCCTGGTCTCGGGAAAGCAGCGGAcgctggagctgcaggccag GTCTGGGGAGGAAATGAATGCCTGGATCAAG GCTTTCCAGGATGCCATTgacaggaaggagaagaggagtGAGAGCTTTAAGATGGTTGTGCGTGGACTGGAGACAGGAAACCCCACGCTCAAG ACAGAAGAGCTGGGCCGCCGAGCCCCACAGTGGGTGCGGGACAACTTGGTGACCATGTGCATGCGCTGCAAGGAGCCCTTCAATGCCATCATGCGCCGCAGACACCACTGTAGAGCTTGTGGATAC GTGGTGTGCGCTCGCTGCTCAGAACACAAGGTGAAGCTGCAGTATGATGGGAACCGCCTAAACCGTGTATGTCAGGAATGCTATGTCTTCCTGATGGGCCATGTAGTGCTGGAAGACCAGGAGTGGAAGCACAAAGGCATCCTGGAT aaaggAGCCGCAGAGATATCAGGCAGGAGTCTTTTGTGCAgttccctgcagctgctggacagGAATGGCAAGGGAGGCATGAGGGGCTGGTTTGTTATCCCATGGGATGATCCCCTTGTGCTGTACATTTATGCAGCCCCCCAG GATGTCCGAGCCCACACCTCCATTCCGCTGCTGGGCTACCAGGTGAGGGACCTGCCACAGGGCAACGCCCAACACCTCTTCCAGCTGGAACAGTCCCAGCAGGTCTACACCTTCCTGGCCGACACGGAGGAGCTGAAACAGCGCTGGATGAGGACCATGGCACGCTGTGCTGCAGGAATCATACACCCAGGGGAGG AGGACGGAGGCACCCAGGATGTGAAGTGCGGGGAAAGCCAGGGCATTCTGGGGATCCCACAGCCTGCCCGGCATTGA
- the FGD2 gene encoding FYVE, RhoGEF and PH domain-containing protein 2 isoform X1, which yields MGWQPGGLHCAGAADHAGSPPCRAGKFPWRDQHSLHGQTCPVTSQPQQLPASSASQGQNFSHMAARHQAEQESEEEEEQQQRKASAAGQKEQQGQKGLSFKCLRSFRHKISGDNWRKLQDPGLEAGSKEPEEKKIALELLETEQAYVNRLHLLDQVFYTELMKEAKNGKTVPEEVVKMIFSNISSIYQFHAKFFLPELQKRMEDWSSHPRIGDVIQKLAPFLKMYGEYVKNFNKAMELITVWTEKSLPFQELIADIQKRKVCANLTLQHHMLEPVQRIPRYELLLKDYVQKLPPESPDWHDAEKALEMIFMVAKHSNSAIAEMERLQNLWEVYQRLGLEDDIVDPSNELIKEGPVQKISTRNNSTSEKYLFLFNNMLLYCVPKVIQVGAEFQVRLRIDMDGMKVRELNDMQFPHTFLVSGKQRTLELQARSGEEMNAWIKAFQDAIDRKEKRSESFKMVVRGLETGNPTLKTEELGRRAPQWVRDNLVTMCMRCKEPFNAIMRRRHHCRACGYVVCARCSEHKVKLQYDGNRLNRVCQECYVFLMGHVVLEDQEWKHKGILDKGAAEISGRSLLCSSLQLLDRNGKGGMRGWFVIPWDDPLVLYIYAAPQDVRAHTSIPLLGYQVRDLPQGNAQHLFQLEQSQQVYTFLADTEELKQRWMRTMARCAAGIIHPGEEDGGTQDVKCGESQGILGIPQPARH from the exons ATGGGTTGGCAGCCGGgaggcctgcactgtgctggggcagctgaTCATGCTGGTTCCCCCCCTTGCAGGGCTGGCAAATTCCCCTGGAGGGACCAACACTCTCTGCATGGCCAGACTTGTCCTGTGACCAGCCAGCCCCAACAGCTTCCAGCATCCTCAGCCAGCCAGGGCCAGAACTTCTCCCATATGGCTGCCAGGCACCAAGCAGAGCAAGagagtgaggaggaggaggaacagcagcagaggaaggcctcagcagcagggcagaaagAGCAGCAAGGTCAGAAGGGGCTTAGCTTCAAATGCCTTCGTTCTTTCCGACACAAGATCAGCGGGGACAACTGGAGGAAGCTGCAGGATCCAGGCCTCGAAGCTGGCAGCAAG GagccagaggaaaagaaaatcgctctggagctgctggagacagAGCAGGCTTATGTCAACCGCCTCCACCTTCTCGACCAG GTATTCTATACAGAGCTGATGAAAGAAGCCAAAAATGGGAAGACAGTCCCAGAGGAGGTGGTAAAAATGATCTTCTCCAACATTTCCTCCATCTACCAGTTCCATGCCAAGTTCTTCCTGCCAGAGCTGCAGAAGCGTATGGAGGATTG GAGCTCCCACCCGAGGATCGGGGATGTGATCCAGAAGCTTGCACCATTCCTGAAAATGTACGGTGAATATGTGAAGAACTTCAACAAGGCTATGGAGCTCATAACTGTCTGGACAGAGAAGTCACTGCCCTTTCAGGAGCTCATTGCTGACATCCAG AAGAGGAAGGTCTGCGCTAACCTAACACTGCAGCACCATATGCTGGAACCAGTACAGAGGATCCCACGCTATGAACTCCTCCTGAAAGACTATGTCCAAAAACTGCCGCCTGAGTCCCCAGATTGGCATGATGCAGAGA AGGCCCTGGAGATGATTTTCATGGTGGCCAAGCATTCAAATTCAGCTATTGCCGAGATG gaGCGGCTGCAGAACCTCTGGGAGGTCTACCAGAGACTGGGCCTTGAGGATGACATTGTGGATCCCTCCAACGAGCTGATCAAGGAGGGGCCAGTCCAAAAAATCTCAACCCGCAACAACAGCACATCGGAGAAGTACCTGTTCCTG TTCAACAACATGCTGCTGTACTGCGTGCCTAAGGTCATTCAGGTGGGCGCTGAGTTCCAGGTCCGCCTCCGCATTGACATGGATGGCATGAAG GTGCGGGAGCTGAATGACATGCAATTCCCTCACACCTTCCTGGTCTCGGGAAAGCAGCGGAcgctggagctgcaggccag GTCTGGGGAGGAAATGAATGCCTGGATCAAG GCTTTCCAGGATGCCATTgacaggaaggagaagaggagtGAGAGCTTTAAGATGGTTGTGCGTGGACTGGAGACAGGAAACCCCACGCTCAAG ACAGAAGAGCTGGGCCGCCGAGCCCCACAGTGGGTGCGGGACAACTTGGTGACCATGTGCATGCGCTGCAAGGAGCCCTTCAATGCCATCATGCGCCGCAGACACCACTGTAGAGCTTGTGGATAC GTGGTGTGCGCTCGCTGCTCAGAACACAAGGTGAAGCTGCAGTATGATGGGAACCGCCTAAACCGTGTATGTCAGGAATGCTATGTCTTCCTGATGGGCCATGTAGTGCTGGAAGACCAGGAGTGGAAGCACAAAGGCATCCTGGAT aaaggAGCCGCAGAGATATCAGGCAGGAGTCTTTTGTGCAgttccctgcagctgctggacagGAATGGCAAGGGAGGCATGAGGGGCTGGTTTGTTATCCCATGGGATGATCCCCTTGTGCTGTACATTTATGCAGCCCCCCAG GATGTCCGAGCCCACACCTCCATTCCGCTGCTGGGCTACCAGGTGAGGGACCTGCCACAGGGCAACGCCCAACACCTCTTCCAGCTGGAACAGTCCCAGCAGGTCTACACCTTCCTGGCCGACACGGAGGAGCTGAAACAGCGCTGGATGAGGACCATGGCACGCTGTGCTGCAGGAATCATACACCCAGGGGAGG AGGACGGAGGCACCCAGGATGTGAAGTGCGGGGAAAGCCAGGGCATTCTGGGGATCCCACAGCCTGCCCGGCATTGA
- the FGD2 gene encoding FYVE, RhoGEF and PH domain-containing protein 2 isoform X4, with product MGWQPGGLHCAGAADHAGSPPCRAGKFPWRDQHSLHGQTCPVTSQPQQLPASSASQGQNFSHMAARHQAEQESEEEEEQQQRKASAAGQKEQQGQKGLSFKCLRSFRHKISGDNWRKLQDPGLEAGSKVFYTELMKEAKNGKTVPEEVVKMIFSNISSIYQFHAKFFLPELQKRMEDWSSHPRIGDVIQKLAPFLKMYGEYVKNFNKAMELITVWTEKSLPFQELIADIQKRKVCANLTLQHHMLEPVQRIPRYELLLKDYVQKLPPESPDWHDAEKALEMIFMVAKHSNSAIAEMERLQNLWEVYQRLGLEDDIVDPSNELIKEGPVQKISTRNNSTSEKYLFLFNNMLLYCVPKVIQVGAEFQVRLRIDMDGMKVRELNDMQFPHTFLVSGKQRTLELQARSGEEMNAWIKAFQDAIDRKEKRSESFKMVVRGLETGNPTLKTEELGRRAPQWVRDNLVTMCMRCKEPFNAIMRRRHHCRACGYVVCARCSEHKVKLQYDGNRLNRVCQECYVFLMGHVVLEDQEWKHKGILDKGAAEISGRSLLCSSLQLLDRNGKGGMRGWFVIPWDDPLVLYIYAAPQDVRAHTSIPLLGYQVRDLPQGNAQHLFQLEQSQQVYTFLADTEELKQRWMRTMARCAAGIIHPGEEDGGTQDVKCGESQGILGIPQPARH from the exons ATGGGTTGGCAGCCGGgaggcctgcactgtgctggggcagctgaTCATGCTGGTTCCCCCCCTTGCAGGGCTGGCAAATTCCCCTGGAGGGACCAACACTCTCTGCATGGCCAGACTTGTCCTGTGACCAGCCAGCCCCAACAGCTTCCAGCATCCTCAGCCAGCCAGGGCCAGAACTTCTCCCATATGGCTGCCAGGCACCAAGCAGAGCAAGagagtgaggaggaggaggaacagcagcagaggaaggcctcagcagcagggcagaaagAGCAGCAAGGTCAGAAGGGGCTTAGCTTCAAATGCCTTCGTTCTTTCCGACACAAGATCAGCGGGGACAACTGGAGGAAGCTGCAGGATCCAGGCCTCGAAGCTGGCAGCAAG GTATTCTATACAGAGCTGATGAAAGAAGCCAAAAATGGGAAGACAGTCCCAGAGGAGGTGGTAAAAATGATCTTCTCCAACATTTCCTCCATCTACCAGTTCCATGCCAAGTTCTTCCTGCCAGAGCTGCAGAAGCGTATGGAGGATTG GAGCTCCCACCCGAGGATCGGGGATGTGATCCAGAAGCTTGCACCATTCCTGAAAATGTACGGTGAATATGTGAAGAACTTCAACAAGGCTATGGAGCTCATAACTGTCTGGACAGAGAAGTCACTGCCCTTTCAGGAGCTCATTGCTGACATCCAG AAGAGGAAGGTCTGCGCTAACCTAACACTGCAGCACCATATGCTGGAACCAGTACAGAGGATCCCACGCTATGAACTCCTCCTGAAAGACTATGTCCAAAAACTGCCGCCTGAGTCCCCAGATTGGCATGATGCAGAGA AGGCCCTGGAGATGATTTTCATGGTGGCCAAGCATTCAAATTCAGCTATTGCCGAGATG gaGCGGCTGCAGAACCTCTGGGAGGTCTACCAGAGACTGGGCCTTGAGGATGACATTGTGGATCCCTCCAACGAGCTGATCAAGGAGGGGCCAGTCCAAAAAATCTCAACCCGCAACAACAGCACATCGGAGAAGTACCTGTTCCTG TTCAACAACATGCTGCTGTACTGCGTGCCTAAGGTCATTCAGGTGGGCGCTGAGTTCCAGGTCCGCCTCCGCATTGACATGGATGGCATGAAG GTGCGGGAGCTGAATGACATGCAATTCCCTCACACCTTCCTGGTCTCGGGAAAGCAGCGGAcgctggagctgcaggccag GTCTGGGGAGGAAATGAATGCCTGGATCAAG GCTTTCCAGGATGCCATTgacaggaaggagaagaggagtGAGAGCTTTAAGATGGTTGTGCGTGGACTGGAGACAGGAAACCCCACGCTCAAG ACAGAAGAGCTGGGCCGCCGAGCCCCACAGTGGGTGCGGGACAACTTGGTGACCATGTGCATGCGCTGCAAGGAGCCCTTCAATGCCATCATGCGCCGCAGACACCACTGTAGAGCTTGTGGATAC GTGGTGTGCGCTCGCTGCTCAGAACACAAGGTGAAGCTGCAGTATGATGGGAACCGCCTAAACCGTGTATGTCAGGAATGCTATGTCTTCCTGATGGGCCATGTAGTGCTGGAAGACCAGGAGTGGAAGCACAAAGGCATCCTGGAT aaaggAGCCGCAGAGATATCAGGCAGGAGTCTTTTGTGCAgttccctgcagctgctggacagGAATGGCAAGGGAGGCATGAGGGGCTGGTTTGTTATCCCATGGGATGATCCCCTTGTGCTGTACATTTATGCAGCCCCCCAG GATGTCCGAGCCCACACCTCCATTCCGCTGCTGGGCTACCAGGTGAGGGACCTGCCACAGGGCAACGCCCAACACCTCTTCCAGCTGGAACAGTCCCAGCAGGTCTACACCTTCCTGGCCGACACGGAGGAGCTGAAACAGCGCTGGATGAGGACCATGGCACGCTGTGCTGCAGGAATCATACACCCAGGGGAGG AGGACGGAGGCACCCAGGATGTGAAGTGCGGGGAAAGCCAGGGCATTCTGGGGATCCCACAGCCTGCCCGGCATTGA
- the FGD2 gene encoding FYVE, RhoGEF and PH domain-containing protein 2 isoform X5 — translation MGWQPGGLHCAGAADHAGSPPCRAGKFPWRDQHSLHGQTCPVTSQPQQLPASSASQGQNFSHMAARHQAEQESEEEEEQQQRKASAAGQKEQQGQKGLSFKCLRSFRHKISGDNWRKLQDPGLEAGSKEPEEKKIALELLETEQAYVNRLHLLDQFHAKFFLPELQKRMEDWSSHPRIGDVIQKLAPFLKMYGEYVKNFNKAMELITVWTEKSLPFQELIADIQKRKVCANLTLQHHMLEPVQRIPRYELLLKDYVQKLPPESPDWHDAEKALEMIFMVAKHSNSAIAEMERLQNLWEVYQRLGLEDDIVDPSNELIKEGPVQKISTRNNSTSEKYLFLFNNMLLYCVPKVIQVGAEFQVRLRIDMDGMKVRELNDMQFPHTFLVSGKQRTLELQARSGEEMNAWIKAFQDAIDRKEKRSESFKMVVRGLETGNPTLKTEELGRRAPQWVRDNLVTMCMRCKEPFNAIMRRRHHCRACGYVVCARCSEHKVKLQYDGNRLNRVCQECYVFLMGHVVLEDQEWKHKGILDKGAAEISGRSLLCSSLQLLDRNGKGGMRGWFVIPWDDPLVLYIYAAPQDVRAHTSIPLLGYQVRDLPQGNAQHLFQLEQSQQVYTFLADTEELKQRWMRTMARCAAGIIHPGEEDGGTQDVKCGESQGILGIPQPARH, via the exons ATGGGTTGGCAGCCGGgaggcctgcactgtgctggggcagctgaTCATGCTGGTTCCCCCCCTTGCAGGGCTGGCAAATTCCCCTGGAGGGACCAACACTCTCTGCATGGCCAGACTTGTCCTGTGACCAGCCAGCCCCAACAGCTTCCAGCATCCTCAGCCAGCCAGGGCCAGAACTTCTCCCATATGGCTGCCAGGCACCAAGCAGAGCAAGagagtgaggaggaggaggaacagcagcagaggaaggcctcagcagcagggcagaaagAGCAGCAAGGTCAGAAGGGGCTTAGCTTCAAATGCCTTCGTTCTTTCCGACACAAGATCAGCGGGGACAACTGGAGGAAGCTGCAGGATCCAGGCCTCGAAGCTGGCAGCAAG GagccagaggaaaagaaaatcgctctggagctgctggagacagAGCAGGCTTATGTCAACCGCCTCCACCTTCTCGACCAG TTCCATGCCAAGTTCTTCCTGCCAGAGCTGCAGAAGCGTATGGAGGATTG GAGCTCCCACCCGAGGATCGGGGATGTGATCCAGAAGCTTGCACCATTCCTGAAAATGTACGGTGAATATGTGAAGAACTTCAACAAGGCTATGGAGCTCATAACTGTCTGGACAGAGAAGTCACTGCCCTTTCAGGAGCTCATTGCTGACATCCAG AAGAGGAAGGTCTGCGCTAACCTAACACTGCAGCACCATATGCTGGAACCAGTACAGAGGATCCCACGCTATGAACTCCTCCTGAAAGACTATGTCCAAAAACTGCCGCCTGAGTCCCCAGATTGGCATGATGCAGAGA AGGCCCTGGAGATGATTTTCATGGTGGCCAAGCATTCAAATTCAGCTATTGCCGAGATG gaGCGGCTGCAGAACCTCTGGGAGGTCTACCAGAGACTGGGCCTTGAGGATGACATTGTGGATCCCTCCAACGAGCTGATCAAGGAGGGGCCAGTCCAAAAAATCTCAACCCGCAACAACAGCACATCGGAGAAGTACCTGTTCCTG TTCAACAACATGCTGCTGTACTGCGTGCCTAAGGTCATTCAGGTGGGCGCTGAGTTCCAGGTCCGCCTCCGCATTGACATGGATGGCATGAAG GTGCGGGAGCTGAATGACATGCAATTCCCTCACACCTTCCTGGTCTCGGGAAAGCAGCGGAcgctggagctgcaggccag GTCTGGGGAGGAAATGAATGCCTGGATCAAG GCTTTCCAGGATGCCATTgacaggaaggagaagaggagtGAGAGCTTTAAGATGGTTGTGCGTGGACTGGAGACAGGAAACCCCACGCTCAAG ACAGAAGAGCTGGGCCGCCGAGCCCCACAGTGGGTGCGGGACAACTTGGTGACCATGTGCATGCGCTGCAAGGAGCCCTTCAATGCCATCATGCGCCGCAGACACCACTGTAGAGCTTGTGGATAC GTGGTGTGCGCTCGCTGCTCAGAACACAAGGTGAAGCTGCAGTATGATGGGAACCGCCTAAACCGTGTATGTCAGGAATGCTATGTCTTCCTGATGGGCCATGTAGTGCTGGAAGACCAGGAGTGGAAGCACAAAGGCATCCTGGAT aaaggAGCCGCAGAGATATCAGGCAGGAGTCTTTTGTGCAgttccctgcagctgctggacagGAATGGCAAGGGAGGCATGAGGGGCTGGTTTGTTATCCCATGGGATGATCCCCTTGTGCTGTACATTTATGCAGCCCCCCAG GATGTCCGAGCCCACACCTCCATTCCGCTGCTGGGCTACCAGGTGAGGGACCTGCCACAGGGCAACGCCCAACACCTCTTCCAGCTGGAACAGTCCCAGCAGGTCTACACCTTCCTGGCCGACACGGAGGAGCTGAAACAGCGCTGGATGAGGACCATGGCACGCTGTGCTGCAGGAATCATACACCCAGGGGAGG AGGACGGAGGCACCCAGGATGTGAAGTGCGGGGAAAGCCAGGGCATTCTGGGGATCCCACAGCCTGCCCGGCATTGA